One stretch of Streptomyces sp. NBC_01142 DNA includes these proteins:
- a CDS encoding MmcQ/YjbR family DNA-binding protein: MTPQELRAFCLQFNAAVEEFPFGPETSVFKVLGKLFALSALGAEPLKVNLKCEPENAVRLRGDHAAIVPGWHMNKRHWNTVTVGGLPDGLVRELIEDSYDLVVAGLPRAERLRLDR; encoded by the coding sequence ATGACCCCGCAGGAGCTCAGGGCGTTCTGCCTGCAATTCAACGCGGCGGTCGAGGAGTTCCCGTTCGGGCCCGAGACCTCGGTGTTCAAGGTTCTGGGGAAACTGTTCGCCCTCAGCGCGCTGGGCGCGGAGCCTCTCAAGGTGAACCTCAAGTGCGAGCCGGAGAACGCGGTGCGGCTGCGCGGGGACCATGCGGCCATCGTCCCGGGCTGGCACATGAACAAGCGCCACTGGAACACGGTCACGGTCGGCGGGCTCCCGGACGGGCTGGTCCGCGAGCTGATCGAGGACTCGTACGACTTGGTGGTGGCGGGCCTGCCGAGGGCGGAACGCCTGCGCCTGGACAGGTAG